tttagcaaataaaaaaataaatacccGCGAATGAGCGAGTCGTGACTCTCCTTTTCCTTTCCCTCAGTCCCAACCCCACCCCCTCGCTAAGATGCGCCGGGTTCGCTCCCCACACCCTTCATTTTCCTTCCGTTCCATACCTtgacttttttccttttcttttttttccctttttaatctaattttggGAGAATAAATTTTGCTGATACCTAGGGTTATTGTTCTCCATGGGGATGGGGGGTTTGGGAACGGGGATCGTCGTGGCGTTGCTGCTTTGGGTGAGGTTTACTTGCGCTGCCGAACCGTCGAGGGCTTCGTCTTCGAGCACCCTTTGTCCCGTGGAGTCCGCTTCCGATTCGATCTTAGGGTTCCGGCTTTGGAATTGTCCTTTACACGGTGATTCTGGATCCCCTGGTCTTGTTGCAGTTACCGTGGTACGTGtccttctttccttttaataatctttcttctttttttttttttaattctctggCGTGGTGTTTTTAGGCGAAATGTGCTCTGCTTTGTTTGTGCTAGTTGGGAATTTATACTGGGAATTGTTTGAGGCTGCTGGAAGTTGAAGGGTTGCGAAATTATGAAGCATTGCAAcccttttgttttgcattctcgaaatatttttattgcttACTGCTCAAGATACTAAGATAAAATGTTCTCAGTGCTAATTGAGCTGTATCTGAGCCAGAAAAACGCCTTGGGTGTTGCTCAAGATACCTTTTGTGTGGAATCCCTCCCTAGCTCCTGTTTCTCTCATCCAAATTTTTTGTGAGTTTCTTAGGCCGAAAATCAtggtaatttaaaaaattcagtATGAAATTGAGTAGATGTCGATTTGTGATTCAAAGCAACTTTATTTTGGGTAATAGGAAGGCTAACAATCATTATTACGATAAAAATCAAGAAGTCGATTTGCTTTTATTTGGATCGCCACTGAAATTGAGAAATTGTGGAAGTTAGCAACATTGCTTagcttttataaatatttttagctATGCATCTGTAAACCTGTTAATATAAACCTAAAGGGAATTTACACTTTGTTACTGGAAAGGGAGATGAGGTTTCACTTCAAAGGGCATTAAATATGGTTCACACAAAGGGTCATCAATACGTGGCTGTGCTCTTCTATGCATCTTGGTGCCCGTTCTCCAGGACTTTCTGGCCAAGCTTTTCCATCCTGTCTTCTTTGTATCCCTCCATCCCTCATTTTGCAATTGAAGAATCAACCGTCAGGCCTAGGTTTGTATATCAccgtttttctttttggtttgcaTTTAGCAATTATATCCTGTTGACAGTTGAGAATAACGCTGGTTAAGTACATGCAGCATACTTTCAAAGTATGGAGTTCATGGGTTTCCTACCCTTTTCCTTTTGAACTCCACAATGCGTGTCCGTTATCTTGGCTCCCGGACCCTCAGTTCTCTTGCTGCTTTCTATGGTGATATGACTGGTGAGCAATTTCATTTGGAACTTATTTACTATAGGCTTCTGTTTTTAATGCCCAACTAACCTGTGTCTATGATAATTGATATAGCTAGTTGTAGAGAAGAATGGGCTAAAAGAATTAGAGGCTGCTGCTTTTGTGGATGTTGaagagaaaattttatttttgcaagtaATTGTGTCCTTGCTTATGTGATTGATAGATTATTGCCATTgccatattttattcttttggataagtaagaagaatttattaatccacataattaggcattgcccaagtacacaagtatacaagagaagaacaactaattacaagctaagagCTGTGAAAAAGAGTATGAAAGTTATTAAAACTAGTCCCATCCAATACAATAGTTGAAGCCCAAAATAACaacatatgaaagaaaaaatctctaaaacCTCCCACTGAACGTTCTCTATTGTCAAAACAGTgaccattcctctcattccaagtACACCTCATAAGACATAatggcaccatcttccaaacagccaCAATTTGACGATTGATCTGAATTCCTCTCCAACAAGCCAAAAGATTCACCACTCTCCCGggtcaagtggtaaaggccttggtcttggtgatatactccctccaggtctaaggttcaaatcctctcGGGGGAAAAACAATTCTTAGGGGCTATCGGTCTGGGGGAATTTTCTCCTTCAATTTCCTGAaatgcacttgcgggaaactcatTGCCAAGAGTCcatgcacccccgggattagtcgggctgctgttcctggacaccctgtgccaataattagaaaaaaataaagattcaccaccctcctaggcatcacccatgcGATGCCAAGCCTAACAAAAATTTCTTCCTATAAAACCTTAACCACATCAtagtgaagaaaaagatggtccACTAATTCTCCATTTCTTTTGCACATAAAACACCAGTACATTATAATAATACTGCGCTTTCTCAACTTGTCCATAGTCAGAATTTTCCCATGAGAAGCCAACCAGCCAAAGAAAGCGACCTTGAGAGGCACTTTGCttctccaaatgctcttccaagggAAATCAGTAAAAGGATGGATCGACATGACCTTATACAAAAATTTGACCGAAAAATTCTTATCCTTTTCCATTGACATGTTGCTTGactttttgtaattttactATGATATGAACCtttttgaattgatatttgtgattttttctgttttggttaATGGAAGTTTTGGTTATGCCTCTACACAGGCAAACTAGATTTAACATCTCTCCTTATTTATTCCTCACTTTGTTGGAAAAAGTATGTTAACACGTGCATgggaaagtatttttttaattgacacCGGATGTCTAGTAACAGTGTCCTGACTAATCCTGGTTGCCATGAGTAGTTTGGTTCATCCCATGTGGTTGTCTACCAGTAATGCAAAAATGTTTGttcttttctctcatttattattttttcatcaataaaatcgttattacttatcagaaaaagaaaaaagaaaattgcatcTGCGAGCAGAATAATGCATCCTTAACTTCATTTCCTTTGCTGTTCTTTATCGAGTTGCACATCTGTCTTCCTTGCATGCATTTGACTGCATGGTCTTACTGAACTTTCTTCTGTGCAATATTTAGGCATTAAGACTGCATCCTTGGATCAAATATCCATAGAAAATGTTGGATGTCTGTCAAATCATGAGAAGCACGATAACACTGAGCAGGAAAGTTGTCCATTCTCGTGGGCAAGATCACCAGAGAAATTGCTTCGGCAGGAGACATATTTGGCTTTGGCCACCACATTTGTGCTTCTGAGATTGCTATATTTCTCTTTTCCTACTGTACTTCTTTGTGCTCGGTATGCTTGGAGAAGGCACATTCGAAATGTAAGATTAGGGGGTTTGTGGGAGCATCCTCTGGCCTATCTGAGGCGAGCAATACAGTTATTCAATTCTCTAAAGGAGCCTTGCAAGAGAAGCAATTTACAGGAAGGGGCAATGAATGCCGGGGCCTGGGCTTCGAAGTCCCTAGCCACAGTCTCTATTGGGGATGCAGGTAACAGCCGGGGTTTGCCTGGAGGTGAATGTCAATGACCTCTTCAATATTACTGGATTAGAGAGGAAAATTCCCCACCCCACCATTAAACGTTTTGGCTTCAGAATCTGTTTGCCAGAAGCTCGCACCTTTTGCTTTGGATAATCCTCACGACACCGATAATTAGAGTTCGGCTGGATTGAATGTATTGTGGAGAAGCTGTAATATTTTTACTGTATTTTGATGTTGTAGCTGTCCATTTCTCGTTAGCTACGATTTATTGACTAGTGAAAAAGCAATATTCTTAGACTTCTATTTGTGAATAGTTCTATTTTAATAGACTTAACATCTAATTTTGTATTCTTCAATTGTTCGAAAGCCATGTCGTTATGTTTGTTGAACTTcaaaagtttattattattattattattattattattattattattataattatatttgttgaGTATACGTGGTCTGATTCTAGAGGCAGTTCAAGATTGGACGGATTTTTAGTATCATCGTCATGGGAAGCTCGCTATCTGAAGTTGTGCCAAAAATGATTTCCAATGGTAGGATCGGACCACTTTTCCATTATTCTTGAGTGTGGGGGTATTCATGAGGGTAAACGGTAATTTAAGTTTAAGAATATGTGGCTGGAAGTGGAGGGCTtcaatgataagataaaaagtTGGTGGTTGTTGTATCAGTTTGAGGGGACTCCTAGTTTTGTTTTGGCTAGTAAACTCAAAACTTTAAAAGCTGATTTGAAGATATGAAATAAGGAGGTTTTTGGGAATGTTGAGCAGCAAAAAAAAGCCTTTTGGGATGAGCTTCAATCCTTGGAAGCTGATGGGGATAGTGAGGGGAGTTTGTCTAGGAAGAACGAAGTAAAAATAGAACTTGAGAGAGTTCTTTTGAGGAAAGAAATATCATGGAGGCAAAAGTCGAGAGTTCTTTGGCTTAAAGAGGGGAATAAGTGCACTAGCTTCTTTAATAAAATAGCTAATTCTCATAGAcgtaacaatgctattgagatgTTAAGAACTGGAAATAATCAGCTATCCTCACCTGTCGAGATCCAAGTGCATGCTGTGCAGTTTTTTAGTTCTCCCCTAAATGAGACAGAAGCTTGGAGACCTAAGATTGATGGATTGAACTTTGCAACGGTGGATGATTTTTCAGAAGTTGGCTTAAGAGGTCTTTTGAAGAGCTTGAGGTGCATCAGGTaatttgtggaatgaggagagaCGAAGCTCTCAAACCGGATGGGTTTTCTATGACATTCTTCCAAgattgttgggagattgtgcGGGAGGATGTAATGAAGGTGTTTCATGAATTTTATGAg
This genomic interval from Juglans microcarpa x Juglans regia isolate MS1-56 chromosome 4D, Jm3101_v1.0, whole genome shotgun sequence contains the following:
- the LOC121259805 gene encoding 5'-adenylylsulfate reductase-like 4, with the translated sequence MGMGGLGTGIVVALLLWVRFTCAAEPSRASSSSTLCPVESASDSILGFRLWNCPLHGDSGSPGLVAVTVGDEVSLQRALNMVHTKGHQYVAVLFYASWCPFSRTFWPSFSILSSLYPSIPHFAIEESTVRPSILSKYGVHGFPTLFLLNSTMRVRYLGSRTLSSLAAFYGDMTGIKTASLDQISIENVGCLSNHEKHDNTEQESCPFSWARSPEKLLRQETYLALATTFVLLRLLYFSFPTVLLCARYAWRRHIRNVRLGGLWEHPLAYLRRAIQLFNSLKEPCKRSNLQEGAMNAGAWASKSLATVSIGDAGNSRGLPGGECQ